One Thermoanaerobacter pseudethanolicus ATCC 33223 genomic window, TCTACATATATCCAGTATAACGGGTATTGTCCTCTGGGCTTTTGCAAAACCACCGGGTCCAGTTGTTTCCTGACCTATAACATCATACTTTAGAGGAATTTTTTCATCTCGGATTCTGGCATCTATTCCTCCCACTCTAAACTGAGTAACAACAAAATCTGCATCTTTTATGGCTTCACGCCTGTCCAGAGTCAGATGAATGTTTATCCCTATGCCGGCTTTTTCTACCATCCTTTTTGCAAGGCCACCAACAATTTCAAGTTTTTCTTTGCCTTCTTCTATGTCCATTAAATAAATATCTCTTACGGGTAATTCTTCATATCTTTTGATAAACCCTTCAATAAGCTCAGGGGTATAACTAGAACCACCCCCTATAACTGCAATTTTTAAATCTTTTTTAGACATTGTAAGTTGCCCCCTTTGTTTGATAAATAATTTTATACAGCTCAATCATCTCTGTTATCAATTCTTTTGCAAGAATTGCATTCATGAGGTGGTCTTCTGCATGTATCAAAAGAAGTGTCACTTCTTGCTTCTCACCCTGTGCTTCTTTGTGTATCATATCCGTCTGAACATGATGTGCTTCTAAAAGCTCCTCGCTCGCTTTATTTAAACAATTTTCTGCCTCAACAAAGTTGCCTTCTTTTGCATGTTTTAATGCATCAAAACAAATGCTTCGTGCATTTCCTGCGTGAGATATAATAGTGAATACAATTTGTTCAAGATTCATTTTTTAAGCCCCCTAAATTTTATTTGTTTTTTAGCGCTTCTATTGCTAAATCCAAGGTTTTAGCTCCATCTATCATTCCATATACATTGGGTGGAATTACCCTGTAAACTTTATTCTTTTCTTTTGTCAGTTCTGCCACATATTTTTCTTTATACCTGATTTGGGGTCCCAGTAACACCACATCATAATCGTCAATTACTTTTTCCAAATTATCTGCCGCTTCTGCAAAAATGTATAAATCTTTCATCCCCCTTTTTTCGCCTTCTTTTTTCATTTTTTCAACCAACAAACTTGTTGACATCCCAGCACCACAGATTAATAGAATTCTCATTGCAAATACCCTCCTTGTACTTTTTTGAATTTATTTTAATATCGAATAGTTGGTTAATAAAATATTATTATCGCGAATAAATTGTAAAACATCTTTATCAGTCAATATTTTTCTTTCAACTTCTCTTTTTGCATGATAAGAGGATATATTCACTAATTCATCATCTACGTAAGCTGGATGGCTCATTATTTCAGTTGTTCCTTCTTCTAGACTACCCAATATAGACAACAGATTTTCTTTTTTGACACCATCATCATAAAAGGTATAAATAAAATTATCAACAGTTTTTAAACCAGCTTTAATTATTTTTTCCTTATCTAATGGAGTAGATCGTACAGGTAAGTTATATTTGTGAGCCATTTCTATGAATGCATCTATTACCTTGGAATGACTTTGTGCATGATGATGACTATCCATATGAGTTATCGTTACACCCAAAGAAAAAGCTTTTTTAATTTGCTCTTCTATCTCAATTCTGATTTGATCTACATCAGCGTCATCTAAAGAATGCGGAAAACCTCTCTTAAAATACCCTCTTTCATCTACCAGAGTATTCACTTTTTCAGGACTACTTAACGGTTTACCGGCATCTAAAGTTATGTGTATCCCAAAACCTAAATCTGGACATAATTCTTTTACTTGTAAAGCCTCATTAGCGTAAGGCATATTACACATTATAGAAGTGCTTCTTAAAATACCGTTTTTATAGCATTCAACAACTCCTTTATTAACCCCTTTTGTCAGCCCAAAATCATCAGCATTTACAATTAAATATTTCATTCACATCACTCCTATTTTATTGTAATATATATCCTGAGAGGCAATGCCTCTCAGGATATATTATTATGCCTTCGTCTCAGCTAATTTTTATTCTTTTTTAAATTGCTGCTCTTCTTCATATTTCTTATTGTCCCATAGTTTCAAGAAAGGATAGTAAATCGCTCCAGCTACAAGAAAGTTTATAATCTGCAAAATAATAGCTTTCCAATCACCTGTAGTTAAAAATCCGCTAATCAACACAGGTGTTGTCCAAGGAATCAAAGCATAAGGTCTTGCCACAAGATTTAATGCCATCGCAAAATAAGTTATAAGACCTGCTGCAATAGGAGCTAAAATAAATGGTATAATCATAACGGGATTCATCACTATTGGCATACCAAAAGTAATAGGTTCGTTTATGTTAAATATACCTGGCCAAATAGCAGCTTTACCAACTGCTTTCAATTGGGCAGATTTTGTAGCAAAAATTAAAAGCAATGCTAACGCAAGAGTTGTTCCTGAACCACCTATATATATGAAAATATCAAAAAATTGCTGTGTTACTATGTGAGGAAGAATTTTTTCGCCGGCAATTTTTGCAGCTGAATTCTCCTGAGTAAAAGTAAGCCAGATTGGCCCTAAAATTCCTCCTACTAAGGCTGCACCATGAATACCTACACTCCATAAGAACTGAATTGCTAGTATTGCAAGGATAACAGCTGGAAGTGTAGAACCTAATTTTAACAACGGAATAGCTATCAATTTATTAATAGCTTCCGGTATTGTTAAATGAATTGTTTTAATTAGTATCATGTGTATTATCCAAATAAATGTGATAGTTACAGCGCCCGGAATCAATGCTGCAAAAGCTCTACCCACAGAAGGCGGAACTCCCTCTGGCATGCGAATAATTAAATTTTTCTCTACAAATTTTCTTTGTACCTCCACTGTAAAAATTGCAAGAATCATTGCAACAAATAGTCCTTGGCTTCCCATCCACTTCAAAGGAATATTACCATCTTGGGTTAAAGGTACTGATAACATAAAAGTAGACAAACTTAATACCCCAGAGGCTAAAGGATCTATTTTGTAAGTTCCGGCAAGTGAATAAGCTATTGTAAAAGATGCAACCATAGCTATTATATCAAATGTTGCATTGACTATTTTTAGTAAGTCATTTACATAAGGTTTAACTAAAGCTTCAAGGGCTGGTATGGGCGGAAAAGCTATAATTAAGAAGAAAGACCCAATGAGAAGTAATGGCATTGTTGCAACTATTCCATCACGTATTGCCTTGAGGTGTCTTTGTTCAGCAATTCTACCTGCTACAGGCATGAAATACCTGTCGAGGAAATTAATAAGTGCATCCATTAGACCAACTCCTTTTTTAAATTTTTTGCATTATACCTTATATGCAAATGTCATGCCAAATAGTAATCGCTTCTACAAAATTGCTGCTTTTCCGCCTTCAATGACGAGGTTTATTAAACCGTTTCGATGTGTATCGTTTAAAAACGTATTCAATACACATATGTGTATCAAAGTGAATAGATTATTTTCATCATATTTACACATTCTTCGTCTGAAATCTTTACATTACATCCTTCTTCGATAATCCTTATAGCTTTTTTTATAATATCAAACTCCTTTGGGTAATTCTTAATGTATTCTTGTGTATCCTTCATGTGTATTAACTGTTTTCCTTGTAATATACGCTCAATTACACAAGCAAGATGAAGTATTAATCCTATTGTAATATCTTCATTTAAATTTACTCCTTCTCTTATTAAAGCTGCATAAAATTTTTTAAAAAAAGATATATACTTTTCTGAATCTATCTTTATATTTTCTCTTATAACCTCTTTCATGTTATCAATTATCTCGATTTGTGAAAGAGCCTCAATTTTATTTTTCAATACAGATAATTTATCATTATCAAACACATCTGATGTAGAAATATACAATATAGAATCATCCTGTGGATTTATAGCACTTACAACAGCTAAAATATTTTTTTCTTCTTTGATGTTGAGTAGTTTTCTTCTAAATTCTCTGGTGCTTTCAATTTCAATTGGAATAATATCTATATCTTGCTCTTTTAAGTCAAGGTTTTTTTCAAGTATTGATTTAAGTTTAACCGCTGTACCTTCGCCGGTTATACAAGCAGTTATGATAACATTCTTTTTAAGAGAATCTTCAAATTTAACACTGTCTTTGTAGATTCTGCCTACATAAGGACTGAAATTGACAACTGCATCATACACTTCATCTAAAGAAGCGTTAAGGATTGCCTTTCTTGCCGCCTCTAAAACCATAGGAGTGGAAACCATTTCAATTGTTTTG contains:
- a CDS encoding PTS lactose/cellobiose transporter subunit IIA; the protein is MNLEQIVFTIISHAGNARSICFDALKHAKEGNFVEAENCLNKASEELLEAHHVQTDMIHKEAQGEKQEVTLLLIHAEDHLMNAILAKELITEMIELYKIIYQTKGATYNV
- a CDS encoding PTS sugar transporter subunit IIB; the encoded protein is MRILLICGAGMSTSLLVEKMKKEGEKRGMKDLYIFAEAADNLEKVIDDYDVVLLGPQIRYKEKYVAELTKEKNKVYRVIPPNVYGMIDGAKTLDLAIEALKNK
- a CDS encoding carbohydrate deacetylase; this encodes MKYLIVNADDFGLTKGVNKGVVECYKNGILRSTSIMCNMPYANEALQVKELCPDLGFGIHITLDAGKPLSSPEKVNTLVDERGYFKRGFPHSLDDADVDQIRIEIEEQIKKAFSLGVTITHMDSHHHAQSHSKVIDAFIEMAHKYNLPVRSTPLDKEKIIKAGLKTVDNFIYTFYDDGVKKENLLSILGSLEEGTTEIMSHPAYVDDELVNISSYHAKREVERKILTDKDVLQFIRDNNILLTNYSILK
- a CDS encoding PTS sugar transporter subunit IIC, encoding MDALINFLDRYFMPVAGRIAEQRHLKAIRDGIVATMPLLLIGSFFLIIAFPPIPALEALVKPYVNDLLKIVNATFDIIAMVASFTIAYSLAGTYKIDPLASGVLSLSTFMLSVPLTQDGNIPLKWMGSQGLFVAMILAIFTVEVQRKFVEKNLIIRMPEGVPPSVGRAFAALIPGAVTITFIWIIHMILIKTIHLTIPEAINKLIAIPLLKLGSTLPAVILAILAIQFLWSVGIHGAALVGGILGPIWLTFTQENSAAKIAGEKILPHIVTQQFFDIFIYIGGSGTTLALALLLIFATKSAQLKAVGKAAIWPGIFNINEPITFGMPIVMNPVMIIPFILAPIAAGLITYFAMALNLVARPYALIPWTTPVLISGFLTTGDWKAIILQIINFLVAGAIYYPFLKLWDNKKYEEEQQFKKE